Proteins encoded by one window of Flagellimonas lutaonensis:
- a CDS encoding putative DNA modification/repair radical SAM protein, translating into MNFERIKEKLNILADAAKYDVSCASSGSTRANKNKGLGNSTGMGICHSYTEDGRCVSLLKILLTNHCIYDCAYCVTRRSNDVKRAAFKIQEVVDLTINFYRRNYIEGLFLSSGIFKNPEYTMERLVAVAKKLREEENFNGYIHLKSIPGASDELMYEAGLYADRLSVNIEVPTISGLKLLAPDKKHEDFTKPMLKVKNEIARYRNERKIIRSTPKYAPAGQSTQMIVGASGETDKDIIYSATFYYKKYQMKRVYYSGYVPVLQDSRLPAVGTQVPMLRENRLYQTDWLLRFYGFAVNEILNDAHPNLEVDIDPKLSWALRNLHLFPVDVNKADKHMLARIPGVGMNSVNKILQARKIRKLNWDHLKRIGLALNRAKFFVVCDSRRWEHRDLDAEKIKGMILQTSTGKFRNQYSKQLTLFN; encoded by the coding sequence ATGAACTTCGAACGTATCAAAGAAAAACTTAACATATTGGCCGATGCGGCAAAATACGATGTGTCATGTGCCAGCAGTGGCAGTACGCGTGCCAACAAGAACAAAGGGCTGGGCAACAGTACCGGAATGGGCATCTGCCATAGCTATACCGAAGATGGGCGCTGCGTGTCGCTGCTGAAGATTTTGTTGACCAATCATTGCATTTACGATTGTGCCTATTGCGTAACACGGCGAAGCAACGATGTAAAACGTGCTGCCTTCAAGATCCAAGAAGTGGTAGACCTGACTATTAATTTTTATCGTCGGAATTATATAGAGGGCCTATTCTTGAGTTCCGGTATATTTAAAAATCCCGAATATACCATGGAACGCTTGGTGGCGGTGGCCAAAAAACTGCGTGAGGAAGAAAATTTTAATGGCTACATCCATCTTAAGTCCATTCCCGGGGCAAGCGATGAATTAATGTATGAGGCCGGGTTGTATGCAGACCGTCTATCGGTCAACATAGAAGTCCCCACCATTTCCGGCCTCAAATTATTGGCCCCTGACAAAAAGCACGAAGATTTTACCAAGCCGATGTTGAAGGTGAAAAACGAGATTGCCCGTTATCGCAATGAACGGAAAATCATCCGAAGTACCCCAAAGTACGCCCCAGCGGGCCAGAGTACCCAAATGATTGTCGGTGCGTCGGGTGAGACCGACAAAGACATTATATATTCGGCCACCTTCTATTATAAAAAGTACCAGATGAAGCGGGTGTACTATTCGGGCTATGTGCCGGTATTGCAAGACAGCCGACTGCCCGCTGTAGGTACGCAGGTGCCCATGCTACGCGAGAACCGCCTTTACCAGACCGATTGGCTCTTACGATTTTACGGTTTTGCCGTAAACGAGATCTTGAATGACGCCCACCCGAATTTAGAGGTGGACATTGACCCCAAACTGTCGTGGGCGCTGCGAAACCTACACCTTTTTCCGGTAGATGTGAACAAGGCCGATAAGCATATGTTGGCGCGGATTCCTGGTGTGGGCATGAACTCTGTAAACAAGATTTTACAGGCCAGAAAAATTAGAAAACTGAACTGGGACCATCTCAAAAGAATTGGGTTGGCCCTCAACCGTGCCAAATTCTTTGTGGTGTGCGATTCACGTCGTTGGGAACACCGCGATCTGGATGCGGAAAAAATCAAAGGGATGATTCTGCAAACTTCCACTGGCAAGTTTCGGAATCAGTACAGCAAGCAGTTGACGTTGTTCAATTGA
- the deoD gene encoding purine-nucleoside phosphorylase, with translation MSVHIEAKKGDIAPSVLMPGDPMRAKWIAETFLDNCICYNKVRGMLGYTGTFKGKTVSVQGGGMGIPSTMIYCHELIKEYGVKSIIRVGSAGAYQDDLDLGSLVLAMAASTDSSFNASQFQNTSFAPTANFQLFMKAVRYAEEQGVPITAGNVLSSDTFYNDNVEAYKRWAAYGVLCVEMETAAIYTMAAKFGIEALSLLTISDSLVTGERMDHKARESSFVQMAKMALDIV, from the coding sequence ATGTCGGTACATATCGAAGCAAAAAAGGGTGATATCGCACCATCGGTTTTGATGCCGGGCGACCCTATGCGGGCCAAATGGATAGCCGAGACTTTTTTGGACAATTGCATTTGCTACAATAAGGTTCGGGGCATGTTGGGCTATACTGGTACGTTTAAGGGTAAAACCGTTTCGGTGCAGGGCGGTGGTATGGGCATTCCGTCTACCATGATCTATTGCCATGAACTGATAAAAGAATATGGGGTCAAGAGCATCATTCGGGTCGGGTCGGCCGGGGCATACCAAGATGATTTGGACCTAGGGAGTCTGGTGTTGGCCATGGCCGCCTCAACAGATTCGTCGTTCAATGCTTCCCAATTTCAAAATACCTCGTTTGCGCCCACTGCAAATTTTCAGCTCTTTATGAAAGCCGTACGCTATGCTGAAGAACAGGGGGTTCCCATAACGGCCGGCAATGTATTGTCATCAGACACTTTTTATAATGACAATGTAGAGGCATACAAACGCTGGGCAGCCTATGGGGTACTCTGTGTAGAGATGGAAACAGCCGCTATTTATACCATGGCGGCCAAATTTGGCATAGAGGCACTGAGCCTACTGACCATATCAGACTCTTTGGTGACCGGCGAGCGAATGGACCATAAGGCCCGTGAATCTTCCTTTGTTCAAATGGCCAAAATGGCGCTTGACATTGTGTAA
- the uvrA gene encoding excinuclease ABC subunit UvrA, whose amino-acid sequence MINYEENIEVRGARVHNLKNIDVTIPREKLVVITGLSGSGKSSLAFDTIYAEGQRRYIETFSAYARQFLGGLERPDVDKIDGLSPVIAIEQKTTSKSPRSTVGTITEVYDFLRLLYARASDAYSYNTGEKMVSYNDEQIKNLIIESYKGKKINVLAPVIKSRKGHYRELFEQIAKQGFVKVRVDGEITDIVKGMKVDRYKTHDIEIVVDRLKIGEGEELDQRLNETINTAMYSGNNVLMVLEEGETIPRYFSRDLMCPSTGISYPTPEPNTFSFNSPKGMCPHCNGLGHVHEVNEQKIFPNRKLSIKNGGIAPLGEYKKSWAFKQLETIAQRYGFDLGSPIEKIPQEAMDVILHGGKESFSVDSKTLGVKRSYTIDYEGISNFIKTQFEEANATSIRRWAKEYMDKIKCPSCNGSRLRKESLYFKVAGKNIAELAEMDIAELAQFFESLENSLEGNQKKIAEEILKEIKARIGFLLDVGLDYLSLNRSSKSLSGGEAQRIRLATQIGSQLVGVLYILDEPSIGLHQRDNERLIHSLASLRDIGNSVIVVEHDRDMIEHADHVIDIGPRAGRHGGEIISEGPPSALVKHHTLTADYITGEKEIPVPENRRKGNGKKIVLSGCSGNNLKNVTVAFPLGKMIGVTGVSGSGKSTLVNETLYPIMNAHYFNGVKKPMPYKKISGLQHIDKVIDINQSPIGRTPRSNPATYTGVFSEIRALFAKTTEATIRGYKPGRFSFNVAGGRCETCQGGGLKVIEMNFLPDVYVECETCNGKRFNRETLEIRYKGKSIADVLDMTINEAVDFFENVPKIHRKLKTIKDVGLGYIHLGQQSTTLSGGEAQRVKLATELSKRDTGNTFYILDEPTTGLHFEDIRVLMEVLNRLVDKGNTVLVIEHNMDVIKMMDHIIDIGYEGGRGGGMIVAEGTPEEVAKDTKSYTAKFLKKELETSKTQVAKAV is encoded by the coding sequence ATGATCAACTACGAAGAAAATATTGAAGTACGCGGGGCCCGTGTACACAATCTAAAAAACATTGACGTAACCATTCCCCGTGAAAAGCTGGTGGTGATCACCGGTCTGTCGGGCAGCGGTAAGTCGTCATTGGCCTTCGACACTATTTATGCCGAAGGGCAACGGCGGTATATCGAAACTTTTTCGGCCTATGCGCGTCAGTTTTTGGGTGGCCTTGAACGGCCCGATGTGGATAAGATTGATGGCCTTTCACCTGTCATTGCCATAGAACAGAAGACCACATCAAAATCGCCCCGTTCAACCGTTGGCACCATTACCGAGGTATACGATTTCTTGAGGCTGTTGTATGCCAGGGCATCTGATGCCTATAGCTACAACACCGGTGAAAAAATGGTGAGCTATAACGATGAGCAGATCAAGAACCTGATCATCGAATCGTACAAGGGCAAAAAGATCAACGTACTGGCCCCTGTCATCAAATCCCGAAAGGGACACTATAGGGAACTGTTTGAGCAGATTGCCAAACAGGGCTTTGTAAAGGTGCGGGTCGATGGCGAGATCACCGATATCGTCAAGGGCATGAAAGTAGACCGCTACAAGACCCACGACATAGAAATCGTCGTAGATCGTCTGAAGATCGGTGAAGGGGAAGAACTCGACCAACGCCTGAACGAAACCATCAACACGGCCATGTACAGCGGCAATAATGTGTTGATGGTCTTGGAAGAGGGCGAAACCATACCCCGTTATTTCAGCAGGGACCTAATGTGCCCCAGCACGGGAATCTCGTACCCCACTCCTGAGCCGAATACCTTTTCGTTCAACTCGCCCAAAGGCATGTGCCCCCATTGCAACGGTCTGGGCCATGTACATGAGGTAAACGAGCAGAAGATTTTTCCGAACAGAAAACTGTCCATTAAAAATGGGGGCATTGCCCCGCTTGGAGAATACAAAAAGTCATGGGCCTTCAAACAGTTGGAGACCATTGCGCAGCGGTATGGATTCGATTTGGGCAGCCCTATCGAAAAAATACCCCAAGAGGCCATGGACGTGATTCTGCATGGTGGCAAAGAAAGTTTTTCGGTGGACTCAAAGACCTTAGGGGTCAAGCGCAGCTATACCATAGATTACGAGGGCATTTCCAATTTTATAAAGACCCAGTTCGAAGAGGCAAATGCCACCTCTATTCGAAGATGGGCCAAAGAATATATGGACAAGATCAAATGCCCTTCCTGCAATGGCTCCCGCTTGCGGAAAGAATCGCTTTATTTCAAGGTGGCAGGCAAGAATATTGCCGAATTGGCTGAGATGGACATTGCCGAACTCGCCCAATTTTTTGAGAGTCTTGAAAACTCCCTGGAAGGAAACCAAAAAAAGATAGCCGAGGAAATTCTAAAGGAAATAAAAGCGCGGATCGGTTTTTTGTTGGATGTCGGGCTGGATTATCTTTCACTGAACCGAAGCTCAAAATCGCTCTCTGGTGGTGAGGCACAACGCATTCGCTTGGCAACGCAAATTGGTTCGCAACTGGTGGGGGTGCTCTATATTTTGGATGAACCCAGTATTGGCCTACACCAGCGCGACAATGAACGTTTGATACACTCGCTTGCCTCGTTGCGCGATATTGGCAACTCGGTGATCGTGGTAGAACACGACCGTGATATGATCGAACATGCTGACCATGTCATCGATATTGGCCCTAGGGCAGGCCGACATGGAGGTGAAATCATTTCAGAGGGTCCGCCTTCAGCGCTGGTAAAACATCATACCCTGACCGCCGATTACATAACGGGTGAAAAAGAGATTCCCGTTCCTGAAAACCGTAGAAAGGGAAATGGAAAGAAGATAGTGCTTTCGGGCTGTTCGGGTAACAACCTAAAAAACGTGACCGTGGCCTTTCCCTTGGGAAAAATGATCGGTGTTACCGGGGTATCGGGCAGTGGCAAATCCACTTTGGTCAACGAGACCCTCTACCCCATTATGAACGCGCACTATTTCAACGGTGTCAAAAAACCGATGCCCTACAAGAAAATCAGTGGCCTACAGCACATCGATAAGGTAATCGATATCAACCAGTCGCCGATTGGTCGCACCCCGCGGTCAAATCCGGCCACGTACACGGGGGTCTTTAGCGAAATACGCGCTCTTTTTGCAAAAACCACCGAAGCCACCATACGTGGTTATAAACCCGGACGGTTTAGTTTTAATGTGGCCGGTGGTCGTTGCGAGACCTGTCAAGGGGGTGGATTGAAGGTAATCGAGATGAATTTTTTGCCCGATGTTTATGTAGAGTGCGAAACCTGCAATGGTAAACGTTTTAACCGAGAGACCCTTGAAATACGGTACAAGGGCAAGTCGATTGCCGATGTGCTCGATATGACCATCAATGAGGCGGTTGATTTCTTTGAAAACGTTCCTAAAATCCATAGAAAACTCAAGACCATCAAAGATGTCGGACTGGGGTACATCCATCTTGGGCAACAATCCACAACCTTGTCAGGTGGCGAGGCACAACGTGTAAAGCTGGCTACCGAACTCTCGAAACGGGATACAGGCAACACCTTTTATATTCTTGACGAACCCACCACGGGGTTGCATTTTGAAGATATTCGGGTACTGATGGAAGTGCTGAACCGTTTGGTGGACAAGGGCAATACCGTTTTAGTGATCGAACACAACATGGATGTCATCAAAATGATGGACCATATCATCGATATTGGTTATGAGGGTGGTCGCGGGGGTGGAATGATTGTTGCGGAAGGAACACCGGAAGAAGTAGCAAAAGATACTAAAAGTTATACGGCCAAGTTTTTGAAGAAAGAGCTTGAAACATCAAAAACACAGGTGGCCAAAGCAGTTTAA
- a CDS encoding nucleoside hydrolase — MTTTNSHRSLVLGIFSFLVGTFLMPAQQKIIVDADTGNEVDDLYALVRILLEPSVEVTALNAAHWQTSHWSVENSMENSHRLNQQLLGEMGLQIKTLRGATARMYDWGDRAQHSAAVYEIIEQAKENGQLTILALGALTNVASALFIAPEIADGLKVYWLGTTLNFETHVLKRNDFNPLMDPFALDYLLDSEVEMHIMPLNVAAAMEVRFDEMEANIGDHFLGRFLQKRWKDHLDGGRQNRVLWDLALVAAFIRPEMASTQTIITSKDSGNRPITFYDSIDASAIYDDFYKTLLAFEK, encoded by the coding sequence ATGACAACCACCAACAGCCACAGGTCTCTGGTCTTGGGCATTTTTTCTTTTTTGGTCGGTACATTTTTGATGCCTGCCCAGCAAAAAATCATTGTCGATGCCGACACGGGCAATGAAGTGGATGACCTGTATGCGTTGGTGCGCATCTTGTTGGAACCCTCGGTTGAAGTTACCGCGCTGAATGCCGCCCACTGGCAGACCAGCCATTGGAGCGTAGAAAACTCTATGGAAAACAGCCATCGACTCAACCAACAATTATTGGGCGAAATGGGTTTGCAGATCAAGACACTGAGGGGTGCAACGGCCCGAATGTACGATTGGGGAGACCGCGCACAACATTCCGCGGCAGTCTACGAAATCATCGAGCAGGCAAAAGAAAATGGGCAACTTACCATTCTTGCCCTGGGCGCTCTGACCAATGTGGCCTCAGCTCTATTCATTGCCCCTGAAATAGCTGATGGGCTAAAAGTATATTGGTTGGGCACCACTTTGAATTTCGAAACCCATGTACTGAAGCGAAATGATTTCAATCCGTTGATGGACCCCTTTGCGCTGGATTACTTGCTGGATTCAGAAGTAGAAATGCACATTATGCCGCTCAATGTAGCTGCGGCCATGGAGGTGCGCTTTGACGAGATGGAAGCTAATATCGGCGACCATTTTTTGGGGCGCTTTTTGCAGAAACGATGGAAAGACCACCTCGACGGTGGGCGGCAAAACCGAGTTCTGTGGGATTTGGCCCTTGTTGCCGCCTTTATACGTCCCGAAATGGCCTCCACCCAGACCATTATAACCTCTAAAGACAGCGGCAACCGACCCATTACTTTTTACGATTCTATCGATGCGAGTGCTATCTACGATGATTTTTACAAGACCTTATTGGCTTTTGAAAAGTAG
- a CDS encoding XRE family transcriptional regulator: MENEITLKRFVEIRRELDYTQTEFAELLGVSNTTADIERGRTKLSGKVVTELLRQFKINPLWLFGESDEKYLETSKVSVIPKVVTVDTSDQDNMVLVNAKAAAGYPQNITDTSWYRQLPAFDMPIPEFRNATYRGFQVEGDSMLPNLRPGDWVLARAIEHIDHVNANKMYVVVLQDSVMVKKIERRPNSNNITLVSLNEAYPPYDIKPFQIQEIWEVSSKLTFDVNATTERGLLKQLQQSMEELKKQVGQVKN; encoded by the coding sequence ATGGAAAACGAAATCACACTAAAACGGTTTGTCGAAATTAGGCGGGAACTCGATTACACACAGACCGAGTTTGCCGAATTGTTGGGCGTATCAAACACCACGGCCGATATTGAGCGTGGGCGCACGAAGCTATCGGGCAAGGTAGTGACCGAACTGTTGCGCCAATTTAAAATCAACCCGCTATGGCTTTTTGGTGAGAGCGATGAAAAATATCTTGAGACCTCGAAAGTCAGTGTCATACCAAAAGTGGTGACAGTCGATACCTCAGACCAAGACAATATGGTGTTGGTCAATGCCAAGGCGGCGGCCGGTTATCCGCAGAACATAACAGACACCAGTTGGTACCGGCAACTACCGGCGTTCGATATGCCGATACCCGAATTTAGAAACGCCACGTACCGCGGTTTTCAGGTAGAGGGCGACAGTATGCTCCCCAACCTGAGACCGGGCGATTGGGTGCTGGCCCGTGCCATTGAACATATTGACCACGTCAATGCAAATAAGATGTACGTAGTGGTGTTGCAAGACTCCGTAATGGTCAAAAAAATAGAGCGAAGGCCCAATTCTAACAATATCACCTTGGTCTCGCTTAACGAGGCGTATCCGCCGTACGACATCAAACCCTTTCAAATACAGGAGATTTGGGAGGTTAGCAGCAAGCTTACCTTTGATGTGAACGCCACCACAGAGCGTGGATTGCTCAAGCAGTTGCAACAGTCGATGGAAGAGTTAAAAAAACAGGTCGGCCAGGTAAAAAATTAG
- a CDS encoding TIGR00730 family Rossman fold protein codes for MRKEQHHKGWNEIKTNDSWAIFKIMGEFVNGFEKMSAIGPCVSIFGSARTKTGTKYYNLAVDIAQKLAQAGYGVITGGGPGIMEAGNRGANQAGGVSVGLNIDLPFEQHDNPYIDPDKSLDFDYFFVRKVMFVKYSQGFVVLPGGFGTLDELFEAMTLIQTQKIGKFPIVMVGSEFWGGLVDWLRDRLLAEKNISATDLELFKVVDSSDEVIEIIDSFYKGHMLSPNF; via the coding sequence ATGAGGAAAGAACAACACCACAAAGGCTGGAATGAAATCAAAACAAACGATTCATGGGCCATATTCAAGATTATGGGCGAATTTGTAAATGGGTTCGAAAAGATGAGCGCCATTGGGCCGTGTGTTTCCATTTTTGGATCGGCGCGAACAAAAACGGGCACCAAATATTACAATTTGGCCGTTGATATTGCCCAAAAACTTGCGCAAGCCGGGTATGGCGTAATCACTGGGGGCGGACCAGGCATCATGGAGGCGGGCAATAGAGGCGCCAATCAGGCCGGCGGGGTGTCGGTAGGGCTCAACATCGATTTACCGTTTGAGCAGCACGACAACCCATACATTGACCCTGACAAAAGCCTCGATTTTGATTATTTCTTTGTTAGAAAGGTAATGTTTGTAAAGTATTCACAGGGGTTTGTGGTGCTTCCGGGTGGTTTCGGCACCTTGGATGAACTTTTTGAGGCCATGACCCTTATACAGACCCAAAAAATCGGAAAATTCCCTATAGTAATGGTGGGCTCCGAGTTTTGGGGCGGTTTGGTCGATTGGTTGCGAGACCGCCTACTGGCAGAAAAGAATATCAGCGCCACCGACCTTGAGCTTTTTAAAGTAGTCGATTCGTCAGACGAGGTTATTGAAATAATCGATAGTTTCTACAAAGGCCATATGCTGAGCCCGAACTTCTAA
- the deoC gene encoding deoxyribose-phosphate aldolase has translation MHLADYIDHTLLKPDATVADIKKVCDEAIVHGFKAVCVNGCHVALAKERLSGHGVLLATVIGFPLGAISTKAKAMEAEDAVKNGADEIDMVLNIGWLKSGMDDAVKEDIGLVKTAIGKATLKVILETCFLTNEEKKRACRLAVEAGAEFVKTSTGFGSGGATFEDVQLMKAAVGERAKIKASGGIRDRQTALKYIELGAARIGTSSGPYLVNP, from the coding sequence ATACACCTAGCCGATTACATTGACCATACCCTTTTAAAGCCAGATGCCACCGTGGCCGATATCAAAAAAGTGTGTGACGAGGCCATCGTGCACGGTTTTAAGGCCGTATGTGTAAACGGTTGCCATGTGGCATTGGCGAAAGAAAGACTTTCAGGGCATGGGGTTCTGCTGGCCACGGTCATCGGTTTTCCGCTGGGTGCCATATCAACAAAGGCCAAAGCGATGGAGGCAGAAGATGCCGTTAAAAATGGGGCTGACGAGATTGATATGGTCTTGAATATCGGATGGCTGAAATCTGGAATGGACGATGCGGTCAAGGAAGATATCGGCTTGGTGAAGACCGCTATCGGAAAGGCCACCCTTAAAGTAATCTTAGAGACCTGCTTTTTGACAAACGAGGAAAAGAAACGTGCCTGTCGCCTTGCTGTAGAGGCGGGAGCCGAATTTGTAAAGACGTCAACCGGTTTTGGTAGTGGAGGGGCGACCTTTGAAGATGTGCAATTGATGAAGGCCGCAGTTGGCGAGAGGGCAAAAATAAAAGCGTCAGGAGGTATTCGAGATAGGCAAACAGCCTTGAAATACATTGAACTAGGGGCTGCCCGGATCGGCACCTCGTCGGGGCCCTACCTAGTCAACCCTTAA
- a CDS encoding transporter substrate-binding domain-containing protein — protein MKRTILFAIFLCSAFAFSSEGKDTLLVGYAPAAPFIIEKEVGRLEGINVWLWKRVSEDLGLPYTMVRMNFSQMLDSLKAGNIDVCINPLTITSDRSKEMEFTDSFYASHSTIVVAKKSSFQKIKQFVQSFFQLNFLRGFLLLFFILMFFGILAWLFERRKNPQDFRPGAKGLWDGLWWSVVTLTTVGYGDKAPKTRMGKITALALCLQACYLFRA, from the coding sequence ATGAAGAGAACCATACTTTTTGCAATTTTCCTTTGCTCGGCATTTGCTTTTTCCAGTGAAGGAAAAGACACCTTATTGGTCGGTTATGCGCCAGCTGCGCCATTCATCATAGAAAAGGAGGTCGGTCGGTTAGAGGGCATCAACGTTTGGCTCTGGAAACGGGTGAGCGAAGATCTCGGTTTGCCCTATACCATGGTTCGCATGAACTTTTCCCAAATGCTCGATTCGTTAAAGGCGGGCAACATCGATGTCTGCATCAACCCTTTGACCATTACAAGTGACAGAAGCAAGGAGATGGAATTTACCGATTCTTTTTATGCCTCACATTCGACGATAGTGGTGGCCAAAAAATCATCGTTCCAAAAAATAAAGCAGTTTGTACAGTCATTCTTTCAGCTAAACTTTTTACGCGGATTTTTATTGTTGTTCTTTATTTTGATGTTTTTCGGGATTCTGGCCTGGTTGTTCGAACGCAGGAAAAATCCCCAAGATTTTCGCCCTGGTGCCAAAGGGTTGTGGGATGGACTCTGGTGGTCTGTTGTGACCCTGACCACTGTAGGGTACGGAGACAAGGCCCCAAAGACCCGAATGGGAAAAATCACTGCCTTGGCCTTATGTTTGCAGGCCTGTTATTTATTTCGGGCCTGA
- a CDS encoding TIGR03915 family putative DNA repair protein, which produces MKPSKTLIYDGSFNGFLTSVFVAFDEKINVADIQKNGQGQNGLFSDTETIFTNVDKAKRVWNGIRSKSYNAITNIYFAFLSEEEGIELLLYTYIQKLMAAKKGKEMDYSDGFVLKISQLARSVGREKHRMEAFVRFQLTKDNIYFANIEPDFDVLPLISKHFRNRYADQQWLIYDVKRRYGIYYDLEGVEIVSLDLNEIYFNRTRKSKVFAEKEYDYQELWNDYFKSTHIKSRINRKLHTQHVPKRYWKYLSEKKEAV; this is translated from the coding sequence ATGAAACCATCAAAAACCCTAATCTACGACGGAAGCTTCAATGGCTTTCTTACTTCGGTCTTCGTGGCATTTGACGAGAAAATCAACGTGGCCGATATTCAAAAGAACGGTCAAGGCCAGAACGGACTTTTTTCTGATACCGAGACCATTTTTACAAATGTCGACAAGGCCAAACGTGTATGGAACGGCATCCGAAGCAAAAGCTATAACGCCATTACCAATATCTACTTTGCCTTTTTGAGTGAGGAAGAGGGCATTGAGTTGTTGCTCTACACCTATATTCAAAAATTAATGGCCGCGAAAAAGGGCAAAGAAATGGATTATTCAGATGGGTTTGTGCTCAAAATAAGCCAGTTGGCCCGGTCCGTAGGCCGTGAAAAGCACCGTATGGAAGCTTTTGTGCGGTTTCAATTGACCAAAGACAATATTTACTTTGCCAATATTGAACCGGATTTTGATGTGTTGCCCTTGATTTCCAAACACTTTCGTAACCGCTACGCCGACCAGCAATGGCTTATTTACGACGTAAAGCGCAGGTATGGAATCTATTATGACTTGGAAGGTGTTGAAATCGTTTCGTTGGATTTGAACGAGATCTACTTCAACCGTACCCGAAAAAGCAAGGTCTTTGCCGAAAAGGAGTATGACTACCAAGAACTGTGGAACGATTATTTTAAAAGCACCCACATCAAATCAAGGATCAACCGAAAACTGCATACGCAACATGTGCCCAAACGGTATTGGAAGTATTTGTCAGAGAAAAAAGAGGCTGTTTAG